In Bifidobacterium sp. ESL0745, one DNA window encodes the following:
- a CDS encoding ABC transporter substrate-binding protein → MSFNISKTIKGILAGVCATAMLASVAACGTTDESDKSATPKSSASNTSSVKKDDKIAAMLPDSVTKDGKFTVGVSPDYAPAEFLDKDGKTPIGYDMDVAKALAAVFGLKFDPTSAEFDSIMPGIGSKYDVGISGFTMDPARKDAGEFVSFLNVGASFAVQKGNPKKLSIDNLCGHSVAVQTGTVHETTVKNLSQQCTASGKKAIDIQSMKEQTVVATNVATGKADAFCADSPVSGYAVKQNGDQLELLGKAFNMTPEAVVVKKGDMQTAKAVQAALQKLMDDGTYMKILKSWGDESGAIKEAKINDYSDVK, encoded by the coding sequence ATGTCGTTCAATATTTCAAAGACAATAAAGGGCATTCTGGCTGGAGTCTGTGCCACGGCGATGTTGGCGAGCGTTGCGGCGTGCGGTACCACCGACGAAAGCGACAAAAGCGCCACTCCGAAAAGCAGTGCCTCCAACACCAGCTCGGTCAAAAAGGACGACAAGATCGCCGCGATGCTGCCGGATTCGGTTACGAAGGACGGCAAGTTCACCGTCGGAGTCTCGCCGGATTATGCGCCTGCCGAATTCCTTGACAAGGACGGCAAGACGCCGATTGGCTATGACATGGACGTGGCCAAGGCGCTTGCGGCCGTCTTCGGCTTGAAATTCGACCCGACCTCCGCCGAATTCGATTCCATCATGCCGGGCATCGGCTCGAAATATGATGTCGGCATTTCCGGCTTCACCATGGATCCCGCCCGTAAGGATGCCGGCGAATTCGTTTCCTTCCTCAACGTTGGTGCCTCCTTCGCCGTGCAGAAAGGCAACCCCAAGAAGCTTTCGATCGACAATCTTTGCGGGCACAGCGTGGCCGTGCAGACCGGCACCGTTCACGAGACCACGGTGAAGAACCTGAGCCAGCAGTGCACCGCTTCCGGTAAGAAGGCCATTGATATCCAGTCGATGAAGGAACAGACCGTGGTGGCGACCAACGTGGCCACCGGCAAGGCCGATGCGTTCTGTGCCGACTCCCCGGTTTCGGGCTATGCCGTCAAACAGAACGGCGACCAGCTTGAGCTGCTGGGCAAGGCCTTCAACATGACCCCTGAGGCCGTGGTGGTCAAGAAGGGCGACATGCAGACCGCGAAGGCCGTGCAGGCCGCGCTGCAGAAGCTGATGGACGACGGTACGTATATGAAGATCCTCAAGTCCTGGGGTGACGAGTCCGGCGCCATCAAGGAAGCCAAGATCAACGATTACAGCGACGTCAAGTAA
- the smpB gene encoding SsrA-binding protein SmpB, whose amino-acid sequence MAKEQGTQMIAQNRKARHNYTIEDHYEAGLVLTGTEVKSLREGRASLAESFVSIDRNGEMWLEGANIPEYLNGTWNNHAPKRKRKLLLHASQIAKLSRQTEAKGYTIVPLSLYFKDGRVKAEIALAQGKKEYDKRQSLREAEDKREALRAMRYKNKLVR is encoded by the coding sequence ATGGCGAAGGAACAAGGAACGCAGATGATTGCGCAGAACCGCAAGGCGCGGCACAACTATACTATCGAAGATCATTACGAGGCAGGTCTGGTCTTGACCGGCACTGAGGTCAAATCGTTGCGTGAAGGTCGCGCGTCATTGGCCGAATCGTTCGTTTCCATCGACCGCAATGGTGAGATGTGGCTGGAAGGTGCGAATATTCCCGAATATCTCAACGGCACATGGAACAACCACGCGCCAAAGCGCAAACGCAAGCTGTTGCTGCATGCCTCGCAGATCGCCAAACTCAGTCGCCAAACCGAAGCCAAAGGCTACACGATCGTGCCGTTGAGCCTCTATTTCAAGGATGGTCGTGTCAAAGCCGAAATCGCGCTGGCCCAAGGCAAGAAGGAATACGACAAACGCCAGTCCCTGCGTGAGGCGGAAGACAAGCGTGAGGCTCTACGTGCGATGCGTTACAAGAACAAGCTGGTGCGTTGA